In the genome of Acidobacteriota bacterium, one region contains:
- a CDS encoding NUDIX hydrolase: MLFPLVILSARLRQRQRQQHRIICTESEPSKLEENPWQTQTRQLVYDNPWIAVRHDEVTRPDGQPGIYGVVHFKNKAIGVLPLDADGYTWLVGQYRYTLNEYSWEIPEGGCPMEEEPLAAARRELLEETGLTAAHWELLGQAHLSNSVSDEAALYYLATGLTQGEAQPEGTEKLQVRRVPFTEALRMVRAGGITDALSVIAILAYALRQS, from the coding sequence ATGCTTTTCCCGCTAGTGATCTTATCGGCTAGACTGCGCCAGCGGCAACGCCAGCAACACCGAATCATTTGCACAGAAAGCGAGCCATCAAAATTGGAAGAGAATCCCTGGCAGACACAAACACGCCAGCTCGTTTACGACAACCCCTGGATTGCCGTGCGGCACGACGAAGTCACGCGGCCCGATGGGCAGCCGGGAATTTACGGGGTGGTGCATTTCAAAAACAAAGCGATTGGTGTGCTGCCGTTAGATGCGGACGGTTATACGTGGCTGGTGGGGCAATACCGATACACGCTCAATGAGTACTCATGGGAAATTCCCGAAGGCGGTTGTCCGATGGAGGAAGAACCGTTAGCGGCGGCGCGGCGTGAATTGCTGGAGGAAACCGGCTTGACGGCGGCGCATTGGGAACTGCTCGGACAGGCGCATTTATCGAACTCCGTCAGTGATGAAGCGGCGCTGTATTATCTGGCGACCGGTTTGACCCAAGGGGAAGCGCAGCCGGAGGGGACAGAAAAATTGCAGGTGCGCCGCGTGCCGTTTACCGAAGCGTTGCGGATGGTCAGGGCAGGGGGAATCACCGATGCCCTGAGTGTGATTGCCATTTTGGCTTACGCGCTGCGGCAGAGCTGA
- a CDS encoding Smr/MutS family protein, producing the protein MNLQWLKRLLDWRGGRTAAPDASEVDAANEPADPYAEPVELEITAVFDLHTIPPKQVKAVVTEYLFQAHARGFISVRIIHGKGRGVQRELVRALLQRTPFVRCYDDAPPTAGGWGATSAELLPAPDESTDGSGVRHL; encoded by the coding sequence ATGAATTTGCAATGGCTAAAACGGCTGCTTGACTGGCGCGGCGGGCGCACCGCCGCCCCTGACGCCAGCGAAGTTGACGCGGCTAACGAACCGGCTGATCCGTATGCGGAACCTGTCGAACTCGAAATCACCGCTGTCTTCGACCTGCATACCATTCCACCCAAACAAGTCAAAGCCGTCGTGACAGAGTATTTGTTCCAAGCCCACGCGCGCGGTTTCATCAGCGTGCGCATCATCCACGGCAAAGGCCGCGGCGTGCAGCGTGAACTGGTGCGCGCGCTCTTACAGCGCACGCCGTTTGTGCGTTGCTATGACGATGCGCCGCCCACGGCGGGCGGCTGGGGAGCGACCAGCGCCGAATTGCTGCCTGCACCGGACGAATCCACCGACGGCAGTGGCGTGCGCCACTTGTGA